The nucleotide window ATTCGATACCTCCGTTCGTTGGTTTGGATAGTAGTTCGATCATCGTTGTCTGTCTACGTTCGACCGGCAACACCCTGTGCGAACTGATCGCCGAAGATGATGAAGACGAGCAGCGTCGGCAGTGCGGTCAGGAACGCACCGGCCATCCGTAGCCCGAAGTCGACGCCTTCGAGGCTCGTCCCCAGTCCCACGAGCGAGAGCGTCACTGGGGCCGACGGTCCCGTGCCGCCGACGAGAATCAGTGCGAACAGCAGTTCGTTCCAGATCTGCGTGAACTGGTAGATCAACACCACCGCGAACATCGGTCCCGACAGCGGGAGGACGATCCGGCGGTAGATTTCGAAGACGCCCGCGCCATCGAGGCGCGCCGCCTCGACCATCTCGTCGGAGAGCCCCATGTAGTAGCCCCTGAACAGCACTGTACTGATGGGGATTCCGTAGGAGGTGTGGGTCACGATCAGTTCGATGAGGTCCGCGTGATACGGTTCGAGCAACGGTAGCGCCCACAGCGGCGACAGCGCCGTTTCGAGCGGAATCATCGACCAGAACTGCGACAGCGGCACCAGTACGGCCTGGTACGGGATGAACACGCCGGCGACGAACAGCGCGAAAATCGGGATCTGCCCCTTCCAGCTGATCTGTGTCAGTCCGTAGGCCGCGAGACTCCCGAACAGCGCGCCGAGCACCGTCGCCGGGATCGTCATCACGAGGCTGTTGACCAACCCCGACGAGAGTGTATCGAGCGCCTCTGCCCAGTTCTGGAGGGTGAACCCGTCCGGTCCGGGCGGGAGATACGGCGCGGTGTTGATGACTGCCTCGTTGGTCTTGAACGACGTGACGAGCCCTGCTTCGAGGGGCACGAGGAAGTAGACGGCGATGAGCGCGAGTACTGCGTACAGGAGGATTCGTTTCCCGCCGATCGCATCGCGCAGATCGCTCGTCGACGATTCGCCGTCGGTCGCGTCGGCTGTAACGGTTTCCTGACTCATAGTGCACCCCTGCGGTACTGACTGTAGAGATACGGGATGACGACGAGCAACGCGAGGACGTAGAGCACGATCGCGATCGCCGAGCCGTACGCCCAGTGCTGGTTCGAGTACGCTTCACGAACCATCAGCGTCGCGAGGATGTCGGCTCCTGCTGCGGGACGGTACTGGCCGAACAGCGCATACAGGAAGTCGAACGCTTTGAGCGCACCGATCATCAGCACGACGAGCGCGCTGATGACCGAGCCCCTGAGCTGGGGGATGATGACTCGCCAGTACATCTTGATCGTGCTCGCGCCGTCGATACGCGCCGCCTCGAAGTGTTCGTCGGGGATCGCTTGCAATCCGGCGAGAAAGACCACCATCGCGTAGCCGCTGAACTGCCAGACCAGCGCGAAGATGACCGCTCCGAGCACGAGCTGTGGGTTGCCGATCCAGTCCGGACTAAGTCCGCCGAGGCTCAGCACCGAGTTGATGATGCCGTTGTCGATGTCGTACATCCACGCCCAGAGCTGGGCGGTCACGACGAACGAGAGGCTGAACGGCAGCAGATACACCAGCCGGAACGTGTTCTGCAATCGAAGCGTCCGATCGAGCAGGATCGCGAGCACCAGCCCGAGCACGAGACAGAGGACCGTGAACGCGATCAGCAGGACGAACGTGTTGCGCGCGGCGTTGATGAACGCCTCACTACCGAACAGTTCGGCGTACTGCTGGAAATCGAGCGTGGAGTAGTCCGGATCACCAAAGCCCTCCATATCCGTCAGCGAGATGAGGAAGTTCCAGCCGATCGCCCCGTAGACAAACAGCCCCATCAACAGGAATGGCGGGAGCCAGAACGGCAGCGAGCCGACGAACCGGCTGTTGCGCGGCGATCGCAGTCGATCCGATAGTCCTGTGCCGGCCGAGCCACGGCTCACGGTCGCCCCGCCGTCGGTGCGAACCGGGCTCTCGTCGTCGCCGGTGTCGCCCACGAGTCGGGTGCGAAGGTCACTCAGCCGTGATCGGATCGACCGTCCCACGTCAGTTCGATCCGGAGACGGCATCGAGCATCCCCTTGGTTGCGGAGTCGAGGTTCCCCGAGCCGAGGAACTCGTTGGTGATCACGCCGTCGATATCCGAGTGGACATCGGGCAGCACGGCGAGCCCGTGGGCGATCGTCGGCGGTTTCTGCGAGACCTCGCTGTACTCCTTGATCGTCTTGGTGAGATACGGACCGAACTTATCCGTGGGGGCATCGGTCCGCGGGGGAATCGACCCTTTGTACTGGTTGAACGCGACCTGTGCCTCGGTCGTGCCCAGATAGGAGAGCCAGGTCTTTGCGGCCTCGGGAGCGGGCCCGTCGGCGGGGAACGGGAACGAGTCGAGATGCATCCCGTACATGTCGTCGGTACCGGGGAAGGTGACGTTGTTCCAGTCGTCCTCGTACTCGAAGTCGTCCTGGTTGCGGTAGGAGCCGGCGACCCAGTTGCCGTTGTGGACGAAGGCCGCGTCACCGCTCATGAACTTCTGATTGGCCTGCGTGAAGCCGATGCTCGATGCGTCGTCGTTGATGTGGTCGTAGTAGTTCTGGACGGTCTGGAACGCCTTGCGCACCGCCTTCTCGTCGCCCTCGCCGTTGATGTAGTCCATGAACGCCTGATAGCCGGCCTGTCCCTGCATGACGACCTCCCAGAGCTGGAGCGTCGTGAACGGCGCTTCGAGCCCCTGTGCGAGACCGACGGCGTCGGTGTTCTGCTCGACCTTCTTGAGCGCGGCCGTCAGATCGCTCGGCTTCGAGAAGCTCGTCGGGTCGACACCCGCTTCCTCGACGACGGAGACGTTGTAGAAGAGGTCGTTCATCCGGTGGGAGCCGATCGGTACCGCAACGTATGGCCCCGAGCCGACGGATTTCGAGCTTTCACCGACCTGCGAGTACTGTTTGGCCTCCTTCGTGTAGTTCTGCTTGAGGTCCTTGGTCCAGACGTCGTCGCTGATGTCGCCGAGAAGCCCGGCGCTGGTGAACTGGACGAGGTTGTTGCCGGGCCAGTCGGCCCACGAGCTGGGGAGGTTGCCGTTCTGTGCACGGTTCGAGATGGTCGTGTCGAGATTGGTGTTGCCGCCGCCGCCGATGGCCTGGAAGTTCGTGTCGACGTCGGAATGGGCTTCCTCGAACGTCTTGATGAGGTTGTTGATGGCTTTCTTGCCGTCGCCGCCGGTCCAGCCGTGGAGGACCTGCAGCTTGCCGCCACCACCGGACGAGCCGCCACCGCTGCTGTTGTTTCCACCGCTCCCGTTCCCACCACCGCCGCCACCGCCACCGACACAGCCGGCGAGACCGACCATCGCGCCGGCGCTCGCCGCAGCGGTGCCCTTCAGATACGTCCGCCGAGAGTAGTTCGATTCGGAGTCAGACATCGTTCGCCTCAAACGGCGTAACGAACCATCATATACTTTTCGACGGATCGAACGGACCGCCCGCTTTCGGTTTCAGGCTCGATTCGGGAAATTTTTCGAGAGCTGAGTAGCCGCTGGCTCGACTGCGCCTCGCTCAGTCGAACGCCGTGGAACGGAGCTCCACGAGCTCGATGCGGCTACGCTGCATCGAACAGCTCCTCACCGTCGACCATATGCTCGGCGACGGCATCCATATCGAGCGTCAGCCCGAGCCCCGGTCGCTCGGGGATCTCGATCGCGCCCTCCTGAATGACCGATTCCTCGACGAGCTCTGCCCACCAGCCGAGCTGATAGGAGTGGTACTCGACGGCGAGCGAGTTGGGGATGGCAGCGCCGACGTGGGCGCTCGCCATCGTGCCGACGGGCGAGGCGACGTTGTGCATCGCCACCGGCACGTAGTAGCTGTCGGCCATGTCGGCGACTTTTCTCGTCTCGCGCATTCCACCCATCTTCGGGAGGTCGGGCGCGACGACGTCGACGGCCTGCTCTTCGAGGAGCCGACGGTAGCCGTGTTTGCGATAGACGTTCTCGCCGGCGGCGATGGGGGTGGTCGTCCCGCGCGTGACCTCGCGCTGGACGTCGTGGTTCTCCGGCGGGACGGGGTCTTCGAGCCACCAGACGTCGTGCTCCTCGATCGCCCGCGCGATGCGTTTAGCGCTCCCGCCGGTGAACGCCCAGTGGCAGTCGAAGGCCGCGTCGGCCCGCCCATCGAGGCGCTCGGTCACTGCTCTGACTATCTCGGCCTTGTGTTCGATCTCCTTGTTCCGGAGGTGGCGGTTGGCCTTATCCTTCTCATGACCCGAGGGGACGTCGAGATCGAACTTGAGTGCGTCGTAGCCCAGTTCCTCGACGACGCGCTCGGCCTCGTCGGCGTTCGCCTGTGGGTCTTCCTCCTCGCCCGCGTGGCAGTCGCAGTAGACGCGCACCGAGTCACGATACTTCCCGCCCAGTAGCTGGTAGGCGGGCAGTTCGAGGATCTTGCCGGCGAGGTCGTGGAGCGCGATCTCGATACCCGAGATGGCCGTGATGACCGTCCCGCCGATCGAGCCCTCGCCGGACATCTTCTGGACGAGATGCTCGAACAGCCGATCGATGTCGAGCGGGTTCTCGCCGACGACGAACGGTGTCATCCGAGCGATGATCTCGGGCACCCCGGCACCCCAGTAGGCCTCGCCCGTGCCGACGATGCCCGCGTCGGTGTACACTCGCACCAGCGTCCACGGGAAATTGCCGTCGACCATCGTCGTCTGCACGTCGGTGATCTCGACGTCGCGCCCGCCGCCGCGTTTGGCCCGCACGCCCATCGTCTCCGACGAGAGCTCGCGCATCGTGTACTCGGCGTTCGGGTCGTGCAGGTCGGCGTAGTCGATACCCATGATTCGATGTTTACTCGTATTCTAATAAAACGATGTCGTACCGGATCAGTCGAGTGTCGCCAACCGATTGAGCGCCGAGACGATTCGCAGGACGGCGGCGGCTTCACCGCGATCGTAGACGAGTTCGTCGGTTCTGATGACGTGATCGAGCACGGCCCGCGAGGCGTGTTCGGGTGCGGCAGCGATCCCCTTCCCGTCGGCGACCCACTCCATCACGCGCAGGTCGGACTTCGAGTCGCCCATCACGAGCGCGAACGGATCGTCGACACCGAGCACGTCGAAGGCGGTCTCGACGCCGGCGACCTTGTTCAGCTCCAGGCTGCCGACCTCGGCGGCGTCGGCCTCGTAGTAGGCGACGTCGATGCGCTCGAAAGCCTCCGACAGCGCCGCCGGCAGTTCGTCCGGATCACGTTCGGATAGTCGGTCACGTCGTTCGAGCACGCCACGGATCTCGGGGTCGGCCGCGGCGTAGAACGCCCGTGCCCACTCGCTTCCCTCCTCGCTGTCGGTCCCCTCCGCCACGATCGTCCCGAGCAGATCGACGAGATAGCAGAGCGCCTGATCGATGATCTCCCGAGCTTCCGGGCTGCCGGTCTCGGCGTTCGGCTTCAGAGTGACGTTGAACTCGTTGCCTTGGAGATGACATCCTTCGCGAACGCCGTCGGGGGCCTCGGGCAACACGCGCGAGCGCAACGCGTAGAAGACGTCCTGGATCCGCTCGTCGAGACGCTCGTAGAGCAATTTCTTCGTCTCCGAGCCGTGACCGGGCGTGAACACGCCGGTGCCGGCCTCGTAGACGATGCTCAACGTTCCGGAGTGGACGAGTTCGCTGCCGAGCCCCTGGATGGCGAACCCCTTCACGTTCTCCAGGGTCTGGCCGGTGCAGATGACGACCGGGATGCCCGCCTCGTGGAGCTCGGTCAGGTAGTGGAGCGTCTCGCGCGGAATCTCGTTGTCGGTGCCGCCCGCGGATCTGAGGGTTTCGTCGACGTCGAGCACGAGGACGTTCACCCCGCGGTCGTGTTTGGTCAGGAGATCGAGCGCGGTGAACGCTTCCTCGCGGCTGGCGTGGGCGGCGATATTTGCGAGCGTTTCGCCGTACTGGAAGGCGTCACGGATCTCGTCCTTTCGCTCGTCGAGTTCGGTGGCGATCTCCTGGTAGCCTTCGAGCGCGACGCGCGAATCGACGGGCGGGAAGACGTCGATGAACCGCTGGTGGTCGCGCAGGCCGTCGGTGTCGAACGACTCGTAGAGCTCGTAGAGGAGATCGTACCGATCCATAGTCGCCTCGGGGGTGCCGAGCGCATAAGCGTGTTCGCCCGCCCGACTCAGAGCAACCCCTCGGCACGGATGGTGGCTTCGAGCGCCGATCGCTCCTCGTCGTCCATCCCGCGGAGCGGGCTCCGCAGCGGGCCGGCGTCGAACCCGCGCAGCGAGAGCGCGGCCTTCACACCCGCCAGATATGGCCCGCCCTTGAACGCGTCGCGCACCCGATAGAGGGTACTCTGGCACTCGCGTGCGTGCTCGATATCGCCCGCGGTGTACGACTCGTGGAGATCGACGAGCAGTTCGGGCAGTGCGTTCGCCACCGCGCTCACGCCGCCGGTACAGCCGACGAGCCGGCCGGGGAACTGCAGCGAGTCCGAGCCGGCGAGGAAGACGAACTCGGGATGGTCGTCGATGGCGCGACTGAGCCAGGGGACGTCCTTGCTCGAATCCTTGACGCCGGCGAGTCCGTCGATCTCGGCGAGCGCGTCGAGCGTCGCGTGGCTAAGTGCGTTGCCCGTTTTCGAGGGGATGTGATAGACGTAGATCGGGAGCTCGGTGGCCTCGGCGACGCGACGGTAGTGTTCGACCGCGCCCGTCTCGTCGACCGGGTAGTAGTAGGGTGTGACGACGACGAGTCCGTCTGCACCGGCCTCGGCGGCACGCTGGGCGCGGTCGACCGTGTGATACGTGCTCGGCGCACCGACGCCCGCGATGACCGGCACCTCGCCGCCGACCTCGTCGACGACCGCCTCGACGACGCCGGCCTGTTCGTCGCCGTCGAGCAGGGCGAACTCGCCGTTCGTTCCCAACGGAAAGACGCCGTGGACGCCCCGATCGACGACGAATCGGGCGTGGTCGGCCGTCGTCTGGTAATCGACCGATTCGTCCTCGTCGAATGCCGTCACCATCGGCGGGATGACGCCGCCGAGATCGAGCGGATCGTCGTTCGCAGTCGCATCGTGGCTCATGGCGTTCGTTCTCGGTGTGTAATCATAAACGTCCGGGGAGCGGATTCCGCAACGCCTACCGTGCCGCCCCCGTAGATCGATTCATGACACCGGACGTACTCACGCTCGGCGAAACGATGGTGCTGTTCAGTCCCGACGAGCCGGGGCCGACGAAACACCAGCAGACGTTCAAGAAGAGCCTCGGCGGTGCCGAGAGCAACGTCGCGATCGCCCTCTCGCGGCTCGGCAACGACGTGGGCTGGTACAGCAAGCTCGGTGCGGACCCGCACGGCAACTACATCAATTCGTTCGTCCGCGGCGAAGGCGTCGATACCGCGACCGTCGAATTCACCGACGACGCGCCGACGGGGATCATGTTCAAGGAACGGCGCGCGCTCGGGGAGACCTCGGTCTACTACTACCGCCACGGCTCGGCCGCGAGCACGATGAGTGCCGACGATCTCCCCACCGATGCCATCGCGGACGCCGACTATCTCCATCTGACTGGGATCACGCCCGCGCTGAGCGATTCCTGTCGTGAGGCGACCCTTGCGGCCATCGAGCGCGCACGCGAGGCGGGGACGACGATATCGTTCGACCCGAACATCCGCCACAAACTCTGGGAGAGCAACGAGGAGATGCGACGAACGCTGCTCGCACTCGTCGAGAAGAGCGACATCGTCCTTCCCGGAATCGAGGAGGGACGGGCGCTGTTCGACACTGACACACCTGAAGCGATTGCGAACGCGTGTCGCGATCGGGGAGCTGCCATCGCGGTCGTCAAACTCGGTGCCGAGGGTGCGCTCGTCGACGATGGCGAGGCCACCCGCGTGCCGGGCTACGAGGTCGAGCGCGTCGTCGACCCCATCGGTGCCGGCGACGGGTTCGCCGCCGGTTTCCTCGACGGCCGTCTTCGCGGCCTCGATGCGGTCGAAGCGACGAAGCGTGCCAACGCTGTCGGTGCGTTCGCCACCACTGTGACCGGTGACGTCGAGGGACTACCGACCGAGCGCGAACTCGACGTGTTCCTCGGCGATCGCGAGGCGCTCCGGCGGTAGCTGCGCCGTTCCGTTCGAAATCGTCGCCAGCGGTTATCGGCGACGCTCCTGGAACCGTTCGAGCAGTTCCAGCAGCTGTGCGTGGCCAGCGGGTGCGTACGCCAGTACGAGAAGGGCGAGCGCACGCGGGTCGTGCTCGCCGGCGGCGACCGCTCGCCGGAGTTCGCGCCGTGCTTTCGAACTCCTGCCGGCCCGCAGCAGCCGCTTGCCGTATTTGTATCTCGCCTTGCGTTCGAGCACCGCGCGGTGGGCCGCAACATCAGGTACTCGGTTCGCGAGGTCCGCGATCACCGTCAGTTCGGTCTCGTACATCAGTTCGAGGTCCGAACTCATCGACCCTGCTCGACGGGTGTAGCACGCGAGCGGTTCGGCCACGCGCGCGGGTCGGTAGCTGGCGAACAGCCGTGCCCAGAGGTGGCGGTCCTCTGCCACCGGCAGGCGCTCGTCGAAGCGCTCGTCGGCGAAGCACTCCCGGCGGGCGAGCACGGTCGGCATCGGCACCCCGCCCTCGTAGAGGAAGTCGACATGGTGGCTGTCAGGATTGCGGACCGACAGCGCGGACTGCCGGCGTTTCCTCCCATCCTCGACGAGATAGACGTTCGAGTAGACGATGTCGGCACCGTCAGCGACGGCCGCGAGCTGTCGGTCGAGTTTTTCGGGGAGCCAGCGATCGTCGGCATCGAGAAAGGCGATCAGTTCTCCGGTGGCGGCATCGAGTCCGCGATTGCGTGCCGCCGCGAGGCCGCTGGGTTTCTGATTCAGATAGGTGAATCCCTCGACACGGGCGGCGAGCTCGCGCAGCCAGGACACGTCGGAACTATCGACGACGATCAGTTCGACGTTCCCGTGGGTCTGTGCCGCGATGGATTCGAGCGCCGGGCCGAGCAACTCGCTGTCGTCATAGGTCGGAACGATCACCGATACGAGCGGTCCCCCACCCTGCTGGAGCGATTCGGGCAGCGAGACCGCTGAATCGGGCATCGCCGTCCCTGATCGGGCCACTCGCTTGAACGTTCGGAGTCCGCTCGACGAGCGCCGGCGACGGAAAGGTACTAACCGACGTGGTGAGGACACGAAAGCGAATGCGGGACGTGCTGCTCATCACCGTCGATTCGCTCCGGGCCGACCATCTCGGGTGTGACGGCTACGAGCGGGAAACGACGCCGGCCATCGACGCGCTCGCGGCGAACGGCCACCGCTTCGCGAACGCCTTCGCCCACGCCTGCGCGACCCGTGCGTCGTTTCCATCGATCCTCACCTCGTCGACCGCGCTCATGTACGGCGGGTACGAATCCCTCTCCGAGAACCGAACCCTCGTCACCGAGGCGCTCCCCGCCGCCTACCGAGCGGGGGGCTTTCACTCGAACCTCTATCTCTCGGCGGAGTTCGGTTATTCGCGGGGGTTCGATGCCTTTTTCGACTCGAAGAGTGACCCATCGCCAGCGGCCCGGGTGAAAGGAGCCGTCGAGGAGCGCCTCGACGAAGACGGCTGGCTCTACGGCGTTCTGTCGAGAGCGGTCGACACGGCTGAGAAAGAGGCCGGCATCAACGTCGGCTCGGCCTACGTCAGGGCCGATGAAATCACCGAGAAGGCCATCGACTGGGCCGAGAACGAGCGCGATGGCCCCCGGTTCCTCTGGACACACTACATGGACGTCCACCATCCCTACCGTCCACCCGAGCGCCATCAGCGCGCGCTCGGGATCGATCCCGTCCCCGAGCGCGAGGCGATCAGGCTCCGCCGGAAGATGATCGAGGCCCCCGACGAGATCACCGACGACGAACGCAGGACACTGATCGACCTCTACGACGCCGAGATCCGCTTCACTGACACGGAGATCGGTCGTCTGATCGAGCGCGTTCGGGGGATGTGGGGCGACGACACGATGGTGATCGTCACCGCCGACCACGGCGAGGCGTTTGGCGAGCACGGAGGTTATAGCCACACACAGACCTTCCACGACGAGATGCTCCACGTCCCGCTGATCGTGAGTTGCGGGGGCGATTCCCGAGTAACGACCCACGACGAACTCGTCGGATTGGCCGACCTCACGCCGACCATCGTCGATTATGCGGGTGGCGAGCAGGCGAATTCGTTCGTCGGTCACAGTCTCCACCCGCTGCTCGACGGTGAGGGTGACTGGCCGCGCGAGCACGTCGTCGGTGACTGGGCCGACGGGAATCGTGGCGGCGGCGAGCGACGGTTCGCCTACCGTGACCGCCGCTGGAAGTACATCGAGCGCGGCGACGGGCGCGTGCTCTACGATCTCGCGGCCGACCCCGGCGAGCACGAGAACGTCGCGGACGCCAATCCTGAGGTGTGCGAACGGCTTCACAGCGTGCTCGACGAGCATCGAGGGCGGATCGCGGCGAGCGCCGACGACCTTCGGACCGTCGAGATGAACGAGAGTACCAAAAAACGCCTCCGCGACCTCGGCTACGCGGAGTGAGCGGCAGCGATGCGCATCGGACAGACGTCGATCGTCAACTTCCTCTCGCAAATAGCGACGTCGATTTTCGGCTTCGTCGTCACCGTCTATCTCGCGCGCGAACTCGGCGACGCGGTGCTCGGCAACTACTTCCTCGTCGTCGCGGTGTTGGTCTGGCTGAAGGTGCTCGGCGGGCAGGGCATCCAGATGGCCATCCGCAAGCGCGTGAGCGAGGGTGAATCGGAGGCGGCGTTCTTCGGTGCGGGACTCACCCTCCAACTGGTCGCGTTCGTCGTGCTCGCGGGTACGATTCTCGTCTTCCGCGGGCCAGTCAACGACTACCTCAGAACCGACGCAGCGCTCGGGCTGATCGCGCTGCTCGCCACCGGACTCCTCGTTTGGCAGGTGCGAGCGGCGCTCGAAGGCCGTCATCGGGTGGCGCTGTCCTCGCTGCTCGGCCCGTTCGACCGCACCGCCCGTGGCGCGCTCCAGATCGGCGTCGTGGTCGTCGGTCTCGGCACTGTTGGCTGGCTGCTGGCCGGCTACGCGGTCGCCGAACTGCTGACGGGGCTCGTCGGCCTCTCGTTGCTCGCCATCCGTCCGCGGCTGCCGACCCGCGAACAGCTCTGGAGCCTGCTGGACTACGCGAAATACTCCTGGTTTTCGGGCATCGAATCGCGTACCTTCGCCTCGATGGACACGCTCGTACTCGCGATCCCTGCCTTCGCGATCTCGTCGGGCCAGATCGGCGTTTACGAGGTCGCCTGGAACCTCGCGTCGGTGCTCGCGGTGTTCGGCGCGTCGGTCAGCACGACGCTGTTCCCGGCGATCAGCAGGCTGTCGAGCGCCGGCGAGGACGGTATCGAGGGCCTCATCGACGACGCGGTGGCCTACTCCGGCCTGTTCGTCATCCCCGGTCTCGTCGGCTGTGCGGTCGTCGGCCGGCGCGTGCTCGCCATCTACGGCGCGGAGTTCACCCGTGGCTACACGATCCTGCTCGTCCTCGTGGCCGCCAGACTGCTCTACGTCTACCAGTCACAGTTCACGAACGTGCTCGCGGCGATCGACCGACCCGACAGCGCCTTTCGGGTCAACGTCGCGTTCGTCGCCACCAACCTCGTGCTCAACGTGGCGCTCGTCGCGCTCGTCGGCTGGCTCGGCGCGGCCGTCGCCACCGCGACCTCGGCGACGATCGGACTGGTGCTCTCGTACTGGTATCTCCGGCAGTACGTCACGATCCCGATTCCCCTCGGCGAACTGGCGAGCCAGGTGCTCGCCGCGGTCGCGATGGGCGTCGTCGTCCTCGTCGGCCGCGGGTTCGCCGGTGCGGGCGTCGCGTGGACGGTCGCACTGGTCGCCGTCGGCGGCGCTGCCTATTTCGCCACGCTGACCGCGCTCTCGCGGCGGTTCCGGGCGACCGTCCGGCGGAACCTACCGGCTGTCGGATGACTGTCGACATCTATTGTGTGGTGAAAGCCGAAGGCGTTTGGCGCTGCGACGCGGTTTCGGGACAATGACGTTCGCCGACTGGCTCGCCGAGACCGGAGCGCGGGTCGAGAGCGATGGAATGGCTGGCGTCTGCGCGAGTGCGTATGAACTGTGGATCGGCGCGCTCCGCCGGACCAACCGCTTCGCCGACTCCGGCGTCAATATCTACGACCGCCCGTGGGACGCGCTCGTGATCCTCGACGGCTGTCGCGCCGACGTTCTCCACGGCATCGCCCACGAATACGAGTTCCTCGATAACCCGGGCATCCACCACTCGCCCGGTTCGACCTCCTACGAATGGATGGAGCGGACGTTCACCGAGGAATATCGCAAGGAGATGGAACGGACCGTGCAGGTTACCGCGAACCCACATTCCCAGCGGTTTTTCGACGATGATGATTTTCGAAAAATCGATGCAGTCTGGCGTGATGCATGGGACGAAACTCGCGGAACAGTGCTCGCACGTTCGGTGACGGACCGTGCTATCGTCGCTGGCCGTGAGGAAGTCGGAACTGATGACCGTCTTCTCGTTCATTACATGCAGCCACACTTCCCTTCCGTTCCCGCACCGCTTATGAACGGGGTCGGTCTCGACGATTGGCTCGACGGGTCCGAGCATGCGTGGCAGGGCTTACGTCGAGGAGAGTTCACCGAACGCGACGTTTGGCTGGCATACGTGGAAAACCTCCGCTATGTACTCGACGACGTGGCGATTCTTCTCGAAAACCTCGATGCCGAGCGCGTCGCTATCACCGCCGACCACGGTAACGCCAAGGGTGAGTGTGGTATCTATGGCCACCCGAACGTTCCCCTGAACGTCCTCCGGAACGTTCCATGGTTCGTGACAAGCGCGACCGATCACCGGACGCGCGATCCTGATGTTGATTCAATGACTGGTGCGGAACCGTCCGACGAAACGGTTGCCGAGCGACTCGAAGCACTCGGCTATGCAGACGAAGGTACGTAATATACACAATATTATCTACGCGTATCCGAGCGATTCGAGCCGTTGCTGAACTACGGACGATGTTGTGGTGGTTTCCTCAACGGCACGACGTTGAATTCGTTCGCGATGGGTTGCAAGATGATTCCGGAACTTCTCCGCACTGGCCGTATACTCGCCACTTCTCTCACCGACGATCTCTGCTATCGAGAGACCGTCTGGTGTTTCGTATCCGTATCCCGATGCCGTTGCGACGCCGGCCAGTTCGTGATCGGCCTCCGATGGGTCTCCACCGTCGGCGGTGACTCGTGCAGCGCTTCGGCGGTTGATACCGTGGTGTTCCGCGAAACAAGCGTACGGCTCGTCGGTGGCACTGTCCGACTGCTTGGCTACCCATTCGCCGACCGATTCGGTTGGAAGAACTCGGCCATCCGATGGAGCGTCCTCCTCCATCAGTGCCAGTACCGTTTGGTGAACATCGAGAAGGCTAGTTGGCGCGGCACACTGCTGGTCGGGAACACCCTCTCCCGAAATAATGCACGGTACGTGTGTGAGGCCCGGATATACTCCATATGCATGCTGCCAGACGCCGTGTTCACCGAACATCTCTCCATGATCGCTGAGCGTGATGACGTAATCGAAATCCTCACGAAGCGCCGAAAAAATCTCCTCGTAAATATCGGCGAGATAACGGACACTATCGTCGTAAGCCCGCTCCAAGAGTGCGGAATCGATGGGTGGACCCTCGCCAAGAGTTGCGGCGAGACCGTTGTAGCTATCACCGTCCTGTAACGAATCGCTATCGGATCGTCGATACGATTCGGGTGGTTCGTATGGCCAATGAGCCTCCATTAGGTTGACGAAGAGGAACTCGTCGCTACCGAAGGAGGTCTCCCGAACGAACTCGAGCGTTTCACTCGCACCATCGTCGTCGGGCTGTTGGGAAATACCGAGATCCCGGAGTTTGAGCAACGCACCACGTTTTATCGACGGCCATGTCGCACAGTCTTCGGTGA belongs to Halococcus qingdaonensis and includes:
- a CDS encoding oligosaccharide flippase family protein — protein: MRIGQTSIVNFLSQIATSIFGFVVTVYLARELGDAVLGNYFLVVAVLVWLKVLGGQGIQMAIRKRVSEGESEAAFFGAGLTLQLVAFVVLAGTILVFRGPVNDYLRTDAALGLIALLATGLLVWQVRAALEGRHRVALSSLLGPFDRTARGALQIGVVVVGLGTVGWLLAGYAVAELLTGLVGLSLLAIRPRLPTREQLWSLLDYAKYSWFSGIESRTFASMDTLVLAIPAFAISSGQIGVYEVAWNLASVLAVFGASVSTTLFPAISRLSSAGEDGIEGLIDDAVAYSGLFVIPGLVGCAVVGRRVLAIYGAEFTRGYTILLVLVAARLLYVYQSQFTNVLAAIDRPDSAFRVNVAFVATNLVLNVALVALVGWLGAAVATATSATIGLVLSYWYLRQYVTIPIPLGELASQVLAAVAMGVVVLVGRGFAGAGVAWTVALVAVGGAAYFATLTALSRRFRATVRRNLPAVG
- a CDS encoding sulfatase-like hydrolase/transferase, translating into MNVALVVLDTLRYDAFQRHFDWLSGIRFENMWATGRWTIPVHASLFTGKYPSEIGVHAGNTTLDCSEPTLAETLSESGHTTRGFSNNVNITPPFAFDRGFDSFDGGWRVQNLDTDTFDWETFVTETRNRGPWRYLTGLRRCVTEDCATWPSIKRGALLKLRDLGISQQPDDDGASETLEFVRETSFGSDEFLFVNLMEAHWPYEPPESYRRSDSDSLQDGDSYNGLAATLGEGPPIDSALLERAYDDSVRYLADIYEEIFSALREDFDYVITLSDHGEMFGEHGVWQHAYGVYPGLTHVPCIISGEGVPDQQCAAPTSLLDVHQTVLALMEEDAPSDGRVLPTESVGEWVAKQSDSATDEPYACFAEHHGINRRSAARVTADGGDPSEADHELAGVATASGYGYETPDGLSIAEIVGERSGEYTASAEKFRNHLATHRERIQRRAVEETTTTSSVVQQRLESLGYA